A single region of the Mannheimia bovis genome encodes:
- a CDS encoding MFS transporter: MHTQHSAPKMVLPILLLISLSHLLNDLIQAVMVSIYPMLKQNYQLSFAQIGMISLIYQITASIIQPGIGLYTDKYPKPNLLPIGMLITLFSVILLAFAPNFGVLLIAAALMGIGSAIFHPEASRVARMASGGKFGTAQSLFQVGGNSGSALGPLLVALFIVPLGQNAVIWVVVFVLLALWILYKVSRWVKYEAKPLVVSSNHIQQRLHGKLLARALLIIALLMLAKFIYIASLSNYFTFYLMEKFQLNMATAQLYLFAFLGAVAAGTFAGGPIGDKIGRNAVIWFSFLGMAPFALLLPHADLFWTIVCAIFAGFIMSSAFSAMVVYAQEAVPGRVGLISGTMFGLMFGIGGLSAAVLGFFADGYGLDAIFKACSYLPLLGFAALGLPKRNI; the protein is encoded by the coding sequence ATGCATACACAACATAGTGCTCCCAAAATGGTTTTACCCATTTTACTTTTGATCTCCCTTTCTCATTTGCTGAATGATTTAATTCAGGCGGTAATGGTCTCAATTTACCCGATGCTGAAACAAAATTATCAACTGAGTTTTGCTCAAATCGGTATGATTTCGTTAATTTACCAAATTACCGCATCTATTATTCAGCCGGGTATCGGGCTTTATACCGATAAATACCCAAAGCCAAATCTGTTACCCATTGGTATGCTGATTACGCTTTTCTCTGTGATTTTACTTGCCTTCGCTCCTAACTTTGGGGTATTGCTGATAGCGGCTGCGTTAATGGGTATTGGCTCTGCGATTTTTCACCCCGAAGCCTCTCGAGTGGCTCGAATGGCATCAGGTGGGAAATTTGGTACAGCTCAATCTCTTTTTCAAGTGGGAGGAAATAGTGGCTCGGCGTTAGGTCCGCTCTTGGTGGCGTTATTTATTGTACCGTTAGGGCAAAATGCGGTGATTTGGGTTGTCGTATTTGTATTATTAGCCTTATGGATTTTATATAAAGTGAGCCGTTGGGTAAAATATGAAGCTAAACCGCTCGTTGTTTCATCAAACCATATTCAACAACGTTTGCACGGCAAATTATTAGCTAGGGCATTATTAATTATTGCCTTATTAATGTTAGCGAAATTTATTTATATCGCCAGCCTTAGCAACTATTTCACTTTCTATTTAATGGAAAAATTTCAGTTGAATATGGCAACTGCACAGCTCTATCTTTTTGCCTTTTTAGGGGCGGTGGCAGCAGGCACTTTTGCCGGCGGACCGATTGGCGATAAGATCGGACGAAATGCGGTAATTTGGTTCTCTTTCTTAGGAATGGCACCTTTTGCATTATTATTGCCTCACGCCGATTTGTTTTGGACGATTGTATGTGCAATTTTCGCCGGCTTTATTATGTCATCGGCGTTTTCGGCAATGGTGGTTTATGCTCAAGAAGCGGTGCCGGGTAGAGTTGGGCTGATTTCAGGTACAATGTTTGGCTTAATGTTTGGTATTGGCGGCTTAAGTGCTGCTGTATTAGGCTTTTTTGCTGACGGATACGGCTTAGATGCTATTTTTAAAGCCTGTTCCTATTTGCCGTTGCTCGGCTTTGCTGCATTAGGATTGCCGAAACGAAATATTTAA
- the murJ gene encoding murein biosynthesis integral membrane protein MurJ: MSKKLLRLGMIVSGMTLISRILGLIRDIVVATLLGTGVSADIFLFANRIPNFLRRLFAEGAFSKAFVPVLAEYNADNDLNKTREFIAKVSGTLGGLVTIVTLVAMVASPVVAALFGTGWFLDWLNDGPNAEKFTQASFLLKITFPYLWFITFVALSGAVLNTIGKFGVMAFSPVLLNVAIIGVALLGRDYFDSPDVALAWGVFLGGLLQFLFQIPFMKKEGLLVKPKWAWKDEGVTKVRKLMIPALFGVSVTQLNLLLNQVIASFLITGSISWMYYADRLIEFPLGLFGIAISTVVLPSLSRIAKNKDLTELQRGENFQNTMDWGVRMVLLLGIPAMIGMAVLAQPIIMTMFMRGKFGFEDVLATSYPLYVMCLGLNSYMLISVLANGFYANQNTKMPVKVGIIAAISNIFFGLAFAPFLGYIGLALASACSALVNVSLLYFHLAKNGYYKVSRTTIIFVLKLLIAACVMGALLAYFTPAIETWVLMTLWQKIYWLVWLMILAAGSYFVAIITLGIRKKDFRAAE, encoded by the coding sequence ATGAGCAAAAAACTTTTAAGATTAGGAATGATCGTAAGCGGAATGACCTTAATTTCACGCATTTTGGGATTAATTCGCGACATTGTGGTAGCAACCCTGTTAGGTACAGGTGTGAGTGCCGATATTTTCTTATTCGCCAACCGTATTCCTAATTTTCTCCGTCGTTTGTTCGCCGAAGGGGCATTTTCCAAAGCCTTTGTTCCCGTGTTGGCGGAATATAATGCCGATAATGACCTAAACAAAACCAGAGAATTCATCGCCAAAGTATCGGGTACACTGGGAGGCTTAGTAACTATTGTTACCCTTGTGGCAATGGTTGCCTCGCCTGTGGTGGCTGCCCTATTCGGAACAGGCTGGTTTTTAGATTGGTTGAATGATGGACCAAATGCGGAGAAATTTACCCAAGCTTCTTTTTTGCTGAAAATCACTTTCCCTTATTTGTGGTTTATCACCTTCGTAGCATTGTCCGGAGCAGTGCTTAATACCATCGGAAAGTTTGGCGTAATGGCGTTTTCGCCGGTATTGCTGAATGTGGCAATTATTGGTGTGGCGTTACTGGGTAGAGATTATTTCGACTCGCCGGATGTTGCTCTTGCGTGGGGGGTATTTTTAGGCGGATTATTGCAATTCCTGTTCCAAATTCCGTTTATGAAAAAAGAGGGATTATTGGTTAAGCCAAAATGGGCGTGGAAAGATGAAGGGGTAACGAAAGTTCGTAAATTAATGATTCCTGCTTTATTTGGAGTTTCAGTTACCCAATTAAACTTATTGCTCAATCAAGTGATCGCCTCATTTTTGATTACCGGCTCAATCAGTTGGATGTATTACGCTGACCGCCTCATTGAGTTTCCGCTTGGTTTATTTGGCATTGCGATTTCCACTGTAGTGCTGCCAAGCCTTTCCCGAATTGCTAAAAATAAAGATCTGACCGAATTACAACGGGGTGAGAACTTCCAAAATACAATGGATTGGGGCGTGCGAATGGTGTTATTGCTCGGTATTCCGGCGATGATCGGTATGGCGGTGCTTGCTCAACCGATCATTATGACGATGTTTATGCGAGGTAAATTCGGCTTTGAGGACGTGCTGGCAACCTCTTATCCGCTTTACGTAATGTGCTTGGGGCTGAACAGCTATATGTTGATTAGCGTGCTGGCAAACGGTTTTTACGCTAACCAAAATACCAAAATGCCGGTGAAAGTGGGGATTATTGCCGCTATTAGCAATATTTTTTTCGGATTAGCATTCGCCCCGTTTTTAGGCTATATCGGCTTAGCGTTGGCATCGGCTTGTTCAGCGTTAGTAAATGTGAGCTTGCTTTACTTCCACCTAGCAAAAAACGGATATTATAAAGTGAGCCGTACCACCATTATTTTTGTGCTAAAACTATTGATTGCTGCTTGTGTGATGGGGGCGTTATTGGCTTATTTCACACCTGCCATTGAAACTTGGGTGTTAATGACACTATGGCAGAAAATTTACTGGCTGGTTTGGCTGATGATTTTAGCCGCCGGTAGCTATTTTGTAGCAATTATTACCTTAGGCATTCGCAAAAAAGATTTTAGAGCAGCAGAATAA
- the frdC gene encoding fumarate reductase subunit FrdC, with the protein MSATKRRPYVRGMKASWWKKLDFYKMYMVREATCLPTVWFCIVLFYGAVALSKGTFATDFVDFLQNPFVVVLNIISLAAMLYHAATLYVMTPVVMPIIVKGKHLPAYVGRNILWAATGVISLIALILVYI; encoded by the coding sequence ATGTCAGCGACAAAACGTAGACCTTATGTTAGAGGAATGAAAGCAAGCTGGTGGAAAAAACTTGATTTCTACAAAATGTATATGGTGCGTGAAGCGACCTGTCTTCCAACGGTTTGGTTCTGTATCGTACTATTTTATGGTGCAGTTGCTTTAAGTAAAGGCACATTTGCAACCGACTTTGTAGACTTCTTACAAAATCCATTTGTAGTTGTACTAAACATTATCTCACTTGCAGCAATGCTTTATCACGCAGCAACACTCTATGTAATGACACCCGTAGTAATGCCTATAATCGTAAAAGGTAAGCATTTACCTGCTTATGTAGGAAGAAACATTCTTTGGGCTGCAACAGGTGTAATTAGCTTAATTGCATTAATCTTAGTATATATTTAA
- the rpsT gene encoding 30S ribosomal protein S20 → MANIKSAKKRAVQSEKRRQHNASQRSMMRTFIKKVYAAVATGDKAVATAAFVEMQKVVDRMASKGLIHANKAANHKSKLSAQIKKLA, encoded by the coding sequence TTGGCTAATATCAAGTCAGCAAAAAAACGTGCGGTTCAATCTGAAAAACGCCGCCAACACAACGCAAGCCAACGCTCAATGATGCGTACATTCATCAAAAAAGTATACGCAGCAGTAGCAACCGGTGATAAAGCAGTAGCAACAGCCGCTTTCGTTGAAATGCAAAAAGTCGTAGACCGTATGGCGTCTAAAGGCTTAATCCACGCTAACAAAGCCGCTAACCACAAATCTAAATTGAGCGCGCAAATCAAAAAATTAGCGTAA
- the frdD gene encoding fumarate reductase subunit FrdD, which yields MSLDQNPKRSNEPPVWLLFSAGGMVSALFFPVVIFIIGLLLPFGLVSPDNIIAFAQSWIGKLTIMVLAIFPMWAGMHRIHHGLHDLKVHTPAGNVIFYGLSILYTILVIIAVVQI from the coding sequence ATGAGTTTAGATCAAAACCCAAAACGTTCAAATGAGCCACCTGTTTGGTTACTCTTCAGTGCAGGCGGTATGGTTAGTGCATTATTTTTCCCTGTAGTCATTTTTATTATCGGTTTATTACTACCATTTGGATTAGTTTCGCCTGACAACATTATTGCTTTTGCACAGAGTTGGATCGGAAAACTTACCATTATGGTATTAGCGATTTTCCCAATGTGGGCAGGTATGCACCGTATCCATCACGGCTTACACGATCTGAAAGTACATACACCGGCGGGTAATGTGATTTTCTATGGATTATCTATCCTATACACAATTCTAGTGATCATTGCTGTAGTACAGATTTAA
- a CDS encoding methyltransferase family protein: MLKLKIPPPVWFLLCAALMWGIKRVLPVHLPNYQHPIIFILGALIAVIGLIIAVSAVVTMRKAETTSSPFQPQHTCQIVDWGIYRKSRNPMYLSLLLGLIVWALWLGSIFAWFVLPLFVGLITHFQIKPEEQILTQKFGQLYLDYASRVRRWL, from the coding sequence ATGTTGAAATTAAAAATACCACCGCCGGTTTGGTTTCTACTTTGTGCGGCATTAATGTGGGGGATTAAGCGAGTTTTACCGGTCCATTTACCCAATTATCAGCACCCCATCATATTTATATTAGGGGCATTGATTGCAGTAATCGGGTTAATAATTGCCGTATCAGCAGTAGTTACGATGAGAAAAGCAGAGACAACTTCAAGCCCTTTTCAGCCACAACATACCTGCCAGATTGTAGATTGGGGGATTTATCGTAAAAGCAGAAATCCGATGTATCTTTCACTATTGTTAGGCTTAATTGTGTGGGCGTTGTGGCTTGGTTCGATTTTTGCGTGGTTCGTTCTGCCACTATTCGTTGGGCTAATTACCCATTTTCAAATTAAACCGGAAGAACAAATCCTCACACAAAAATTTGGACAACTTTATTTAGATTATGCAAGTCGGGTGAGACGCTGGCTTTAA
- a CDS encoding BCCT family transporter, giving the protein MDFIKKLQTGSTFKAPIFLPSVFFVGFVAIFCIVFPQTAQASLDAIKNILFKNFSWFYIFAGSIFFLFLIFLSVSRLGDIKLGADTDEPEFSFGSWIAMLFAAGMGIGLMYFGVAEPILHYLKPVHENLTQAERAKEAMVTTFYHWGIHAWAIYGVIALALAYFGFRYKLPLTVRSGFYPLLKHRISGFWGHTIDVIALCSTIFGLTTTLGFGVMQVSAGFNNLGLIENSGFAVLAVMVIVAMSLAVFSAITGVGKGVKILSEINLTLAGLLLIFVIVTGPTLFLFSSLTENLGYYFSSLLELSFRTFAYEPESQGWLSGWTVLYWAWWASWAPFVGLFIAKISKGRTIREFILGVLFVPSLFNILWMTSFGSSAIWFDQQTAGALAEVSNNTEQLLFTLFEQLPFGIIASFVAVVVISIFFITSADSGIFVLNSIASQGEEKAPKWQTILWGVLLAVLALSLLYSGGLSSLQTMTLIIALPFTFIMLILCVGLWKGLMVDNQYFNKKLSQGSQNWAGKDWKQRLEKIVNPSKQQDVRHFFIKVARPAFLELIEEFESYGLTAKMNFTNQNNPKLEFEVVKENLRNFIYGIESVPRQLSDLVVGDDNLPNIEENMVYEPITYFLDGREGYDVQYMTKEELIADVLQQYERFINLAMDNSHNLMTADVNNLD; this is encoded by the coding sequence TTGGATTTCATCAAAAAATTACAAACAGGAAGTACCTTTAAAGCACCTATCTTCCTTCCTAGTGTCTTTTTTGTCGGCTTTGTGGCGATATTCTGTATTGTCTTTCCTCAGACTGCACAAGCCTCCCTTGATGCAATTAAAAATATCCTTTTTAAAAATTTTAGTTGGTTCTACATTTTTGCCGGCTCAATCTTTTTTCTGTTTCTGATTTTTCTTTCTGTCAGCCGCTTAGGCGATATTAAATTAGGGGCAGATACTGATGAACCTGAGTTTAGTTTTGGCTCTTGGATTGCGATGCTATTCGCCGCCGGTATGGGTATCGGATTAATGTACTTTGGCGTTGCTGAGCCGATTCTGCATTATCTCAAGCCTGTACACGAAAATTTAACGCAAGCAGAACGAGCAAAAGAAGCGATGGTTACTACTTTCTACCATTGGGGAATTCACGCGTGGGCAATTTATGGCGTAATCGCCCTCGCTCTGGCTTACTTTGGTTTTAGATACAAATTACCACTTACGGTTCGTTCCGGCTTTTACCCACTACTAAAGCACCGTATTTCAGGCTTTTGGGGACATACGATTGATGTTATCGCCCTTTGTAGCACTATTTTTGGTTTAACTACCACGCTCGGCTTCGGGGTTATGCAAGTGAGTGCCGGCTTTAATAACTTAGGGTTAATTGAAAACAGTGGTTTTGCAGTGCTTGCGGTAATGGTTATTGTGGCGATGTCATTAGCCGTATTTTCTGCTATTACAGGAGTTGGAAAAGGCGTTAAAATTTTAAGTGAAATCAATCTAACCCTTGCGGGCTTACTACTGATTTTTGTCATTGTTACGGGTCCAACGCTATTCCTGTTCTCAAGTTTAACCGAGAATTTAGGCTACTACTTTAGCTCATTGCTAGAACTCAGTTTCCGAACATTCGCTTATGAGCCTGAAAGTCAAGGCTGGTTAAGTGGCTGGACAGTTCTCTACTGGGCGTGGTGGGCTTCTTGGGCTCCGTTCGTCGGCTTATTTATCGCTAAAATTTCCAAAGGCAGAACCATTCGTGAATTTATTTTAGGCGTGTTATTCGTACCATCGCTGTTTAACATTTTATGGATGACCAGCTTTGGTAGCTCTGCTATCTGGTTTGATCAACAAACCGCCGGAGCATTAGCTGAAGTAAGCAATAACACAGAACAACTACTCTTTACGCTCTTTGAGCAATTACCGTTTGGCATCATTGCCTCTTTCGTTGCGGTTGTTGTAATCTCTATTTTCTTCATTACTTCCGCCGATTCAGGTATCTTTGTGCTTAACAGCATTGCCTCACAAGGGGAAGAAAAAGCCCCGAAATGGCAGACTATTCTCTGGGGTGTGTTGCTCGCCGTATTGGCACTGTCATTGCTTTATTCAGGCGGTTTATCATCGCTACAAACAATGACGTTGATTATCGCTCTGCCATTTACGTTTATTATGCTTATTCTTTGCGTTGGCTTATGGAAAGGTTTAATGGTTGATAACCAATACTTCAATAAAAAACTTTCTCAAGGCAGCCAAAATTGGGCAGGTAAAGATTGGAAACAACGTTTGGAAAAAATTGTTAATCCAAGTAAACAACAAGATGTTCGCCACTTCTTTATTAAAGTCGCAAGACCTGCTTTCCTTGAATTAATTGAGGAATTTGAAAGCTATGGTTTAACCGCAAAAATGAATTTTACCAACCAGAATAACCCTAAACTAGAGTTTGAGGTGGTAAAAGAGAATTTACGTAATTTCATCTACGGTATTGAAAGTGTGCCACGTCAATTATCCGATTTAGTTGTAGGCGATGATAACTTACCGAATATTGAAGAAAATATGGTTTACGAGCCGATCACTTATTTCCTAGACGGGCGAGAGGGCTATGATGTGCAATATATGACCAAAGAAGAATTAATTGCCGACGTGCTACAACAGTATGAACGCTTTATTAATTTAGCGATGGATAACTCGCACAACTTAATGACGGCTGATGTCAATAATTTAGACTAA
- the frdA gene encoding fumarate reductase (quinol) flavoprotein subunit: MQSVNFDVAIIGAGGGGLRAAIAAAEANPNLKIALISKVYPMRSHTVAAEGGSAAVIKDTDSYDNHFNDTVGGGDWLCEQDIVEYFVEHSPIEMTQLERWGCPWSRREDGEVNVRRFGGMKIERTWFAADKTGFHILHTLFQTSIKYPNIVRFDEHFVLDILTDNGEARGCVAMNMMEGTLVQINANAVVIATGGGCRTYRFNTNGGIVTGDGLSMAYRHGVALRDMEFVQYHPTGLPNTGILMTEGCRGEGGILVNKDGYRYLQDYGLGPETPIGKPENKYMELGPRDKVSQAFWQEWRKGNTLKTAKGVDVVHLDLRHLGEKYLLERLPFICELAKAYEGVDPAKAPIPVRPVVHYTMGGIEVDMNAETSIKGLFAVGECASSGLHGANRLGSNSLAELVVFGKVAGENAARRALEVTARNQPQIDAQAKDIVARLHSLANQEGNESWSQIRNEMGDSMEEGCGIYRTQESMEATVNKIQELKERYKNISVKDKSSVFNTDLLYKIELGFILDVAQSIACSAVERKESRGAHQRLDYVERDDVNYLKHTQAFYNADGTPTIKYSDVKITKSQPQKRVYGAEAEAQEKARKAAEAQAQQ, encoded by the coding sequence ATGCAAAGTGTTAATTTTGATGTGGCGATTATCGGTGCCGGTGGTGGTGGCTTGCGTGCTGCTATTGCTGCGGCTGAAGCAAATCCAAATCTGAAAATTGCTTTAATTTCAAAAGTTTATCCAATGCGTAGCCATACAGTGGCAGCAGAAGGTGGCTCAGCAGCGGTAATTAAAGATACCGATTCTTACGATAATCATTTTAACGATACAGTGGGCGGTGGAGACTGGTTATGTGAGCAAGATATTGTGGAGTATTTTGTGGAGCATTCGCCGATTGAAATGACACAGTTGGAGCGTTGGGGATGTCCGTGGAGTCGTCGTGAAGATGGTGAGGTTAACGTTCGTCGTTTTGGTGGAATGAAAATTGAGCGTACTTGGTTCGCAGCCGATAAAACCGGTTTCCACATCTTACACACTTTATTCCAAACTTCGATTAAATATCCAAACATCGTCCGCTTTGATGAGCATTTTGTGCTAGATATTTTAACCGACAACGGCGAAGCTCGCGGTTGTGTGGCGATGAATATGATGGAAGGCACTTTAGTGCAAATCAATGCAAACGCAGTTGTGATTGCAACAGGTGGTGGTTGCCGTACTTATCGTTTCAACACTAACGGCGGTATTGTAACCGGCGACGGTTTATCAATGGCATATCGTCACGGTGTGGCTTTACGTGATATGGAGTTCGTTCAATATCACCCAACTGGCTTGCCGAATACCGGTATTTTGATGACTGAAGGCTGCCGCGGTGAGGGTGGTATCTTAGTGAATAAAGATGGCTACCGCTATTTACAAGATTATGGTTTAGGACCGGAAACACCAATCGGTAAACCTGAAAATAAATATATGGAATTAGGTCCGCGTGATAAAGTTTCTCAAGCGTTCTGGCAAGAGTGGCGTAAAGGCAATACCTTAAAAACTGCAAAAGGTGTTGATGTAGTTCACTTAGATTTACGTCATTTAGGTGAGAAATATTTACTTGAACGTTTACCGTTTATTTGCGAATTAGCGAAAGCTTATGAAGGCGTTGATCCTGCGAAAGCTCCAATTCCAGTTCGTCCTGTTGTTCACTATACAATGGGTGGTATTGAAGTAGATATGAATGCAGAAACCTCAATTAAAGGCTTATTTGCAGTGGGTGAGTGTGCATCATCAGGCTTACACGGGGCGAACCGTTTAGGGTCTAACTCCCTCGCAGAATTAGTGGTGTTTGGTAAAGTAGCGGGTGAAAATGCTGCCCGTCGTGCTTTAGAGGTAACAGCTCGTAACCAACCACAAATTGATGCTCAAGCAAAAGATATTGTGGCTCGTTTACACTCGTTGGCGAACCAAGAGGGTAATGAATCGTGGTCGCAAATTCGTAATGAAATGGGCGATTCAATGGAAGAAGGTTGTGGTATCTACCGTACACAAGAGAGTATGGAAGCTACCGTGAATAAAATCCAAGAGTTGAAAGAGCGTTATAAAAATATCAGCGTGAAAGATAAATCAAGTGTATTCAACACTGATTTACTTTACAAAATTGAGTTAGGCTTTATCTTAGATGTTGCCCAATCTATTGCTTGTTCTGCGGTGGAACGTAAAGAGTCTCGTGGTGCACACCAACGTTTAGACTATGTTGAACGTGATGATGTGAATTACTTGAAACATACACAGGCTTTCTATAATGCAGATGGTACACCAACTATTAAATACAGTGATGTGAAAATTACTAAATCACAACCACAAAAACGTGTGTACGGTGCAGAAGCAGAAGCACAAGAAAAAGCAAGAAAAGCAGCAGAAGCTCAAGCACAACAATAG
- a CDS encoding succinate dehydrogenase/fumarate reductase iron-sulfur subunit has product MANLEKMTIEVLRYNPESDSEPHLDRYEVPYDSQTSLLDALGFIKDELEPELSYRWSCRMAICGSCGMMVNGKPKLACKTFLRDYSGFMRIEPLANFPIERDLVVDLSHFIDSIEAIKPYIIDNKAPEGQRTKQTPAQLEKYRQFSMCINCGLCYAACPQFGLNPEFIGPAAITLAHRYNLDNRDNGRAERMKLLSSKNGVWSCTFVGYCSEVCPKHVGPASAVNQGKLESAKDYVISMIKPR; this is encoded by the coding sequence ATGGCAAATTTAGAAAAAATGACCATCGAGGTGCTACGCTACAACCCAGAATCAGATAGCGAGCCACATTTAGATAGATATGAAGTGCCTTATGACAGCCAAACTTCACTATTAGATGCACTTGGATTTATTAAAGATGAACTAGAACCGGAGCTTTCATATCGCTGGTCTTGCCGTATGGCGATCTGCGGATCTTGCGGTATGATGGTAAACGGTAAACCAAAATTAGCGTGTAAAACATTTTTACGTGATTACAGTGGCTTTATGCGAATTGAACCGCTTGCTAACTTCCCGATTGAGCGTGATTTAGTGGTAGATTTAAGCCATTTCATTGATAGTATCGAAGCTATCAAGCCATATATTATTGATAACAAAGCACCAGAAGGACAGCGTACTAAACAAACGCCGGCACAGTTAGAGAAATATCGCCAATTCTCAATGTGTATTAACTGTGGCTTATGCTACGCAGCTTGCCCGCAATTCGGCTTAAACCCTGAGTTCATCGGTCCTGCGGCAATTACATTAGCTCATCGTTATAACCTTGATAACCGTGATAACGGACGTGCAGAACGAATGAAATTGCTCAGCAGCAAAAATGGGGTGTGGAGTTGTACTTTCGTGGGTTACTGCTCAGAAGTTTGCCCGAAACACGTTGGTCCTGCTTCAGCAGTGAACCAAGGTAAGCTTGAAAGTGCGAAAGATTATGTTATCTCAATGATTAAACCGAGATAG
- the rarD gene encoding EamA family transporter RarD, translating into MNISGKLQGWHYALLCYLTWGTFPIYWYPINQSGMPAEQILAQRVVWSAVFAIILLLIFQQGRAVINAFKQPKVLGIFFLSSFMIGLNWLAYLWAITNEHILDASLGYFINPIFNVFVGYLVLKEQLNKAQLLSVGFAIAGILWLAIPAGQVPWVALILAASFCIYGLIRKLAPMEPLSGLALETLLMSPFAIAYLCFCYNQNILVFGELNSLQMTVLLCSGAATTIPLLWFAMGARRISMSLLGMLQYISPSLQFLCGVLIFNEKLSAERSVGYILVWIGVIIFLLSMKKTRAKNTKKH; encoded by the coding sequence ATGAATATTTCAGGCAAATTACAAGGTTGGCACTATGCTCTACTATGTTATTTAACGTGGGGAACATTTCCGATCTATTGGTATCCGATTAATCAATCGGGAATGCCTGCTGAGCAGATTTTGGCTCAGCGTGTGGTATGGTCTGCCGTGTTTGCCATTATTCTATTGCTGATTTTCCAACAGGGGCGAGCAGTAATCAATGCCTTCAAACAGCCCAAAGTGTTGGGAATCTTCTTCCTTTCTTCTTTTATGATTGGCTTGAACTGGCTGGCTTATTTGTGGGCAATTACTAACGAGCACATTTTAGATGCCAGCCTTGGTTATTTTATTAACCCAATCTTCAATGTATTTGTTGGCTATTTGGTACTCAAAGAACAATTAAATAAAGCTCAATTGCTCTCTGTCGGTTTTGCGATAGCAGGCATTTTATGGCTGGCAATTCCTGCAGGGCAAGTGCCTTGGGTAGCACTCATCTTAGCCGCCAGTTTCTGTATTTATGGGCTAATCCGCAAACTCGCCCCAATGGAGCCATTATCGGGCTTAGCCCTTGAAACCTTGCTGATGTCGCCTTTTGCAATAGCCTACCTTTGCTTTTGTTATAACCAAAACATCTTAGTATTCGGCGAACTCAATAGTTTGCAAATGACAGTACTACTCTGCTCAGGAGCTGCCACCACCATTCCACTACTTTGGTTTGCAATGGGGGCAAGACGCATTTCAATGTCTTTACTCGGTATGTTGCAATACATCTCACCTTCATTACAATTTTTATGTGGCGTGCTGATCTTTAATGAAAAACTCTCTGCCGAACGTTCGGTTGGCTACATTTTGGTTTGGATTGGTGTCATTATTTTCTTACTCAGTATGAAAAAAACCAGAGCAAAAAACACTAAAAAGCATTAA
- the epmA gene encoding elongation factor P--(R)-beta-lysine ligase, translating into MNNLQLDNIDWQPTASIPHLIQRAKIIAELRKFFTDRGILEVETPILSEFSVTDVHLSTFSTQFLSPFSSEAKTLHLMTSPEYHMKRLLAAGSGPIFQICKVFRNEEAGKRHNPEFTMLEWYRPHFDMYRLINEVDDLLQQILDCEPAESFSYQFVFQTHVGLDPLSATKAQLVEKARKHGLQCEDDENRETLLQFLFSEVVEPNIGQDRPTAVYHFPSTQAALAQISSEDHRVAERFEFYYKGLELCNGFHELDDANEQIHRFEQDNLQREKMGLEPQQLDVRFLAALKAGFPNCSGVALGVDRLLMLAMNAKKIEEVISFGIEKA; encoded by the coding sequence ATGAATAATTTACAACTCGATAACATTGATTGGCAACCTACCGCCTCAATCCCTCATCTCATTCAACGTGCTAAAATTATTGCTGAATTGCGTAAATTCTTTACCGATCGTGGCATTTTAGAAGTAGAAACCCCAATTTTAAGTGAATTCTCGGTTACTGACGTACATCTTTCTACGTTCAGCACACAATTTTTATCGCCGTTTAGCAGCGAGGCGAAAACACTCCATTTGATGACAAGCCCTGAATACCATATGAAGCGTTTGCTTGCAGCAGGCAGCGGTCCGATTTTTCAAATTTGCAAAGTGTTCCGTAATGAAGAAGCAGGCAAACGCCACAATCCTGAATTTACAATGTTGGAATGGTATCGTCCGCATTTTGATATGTATCGTTTAATCAATGAAGTGGACGATTTACTACAACAGATTTTAGATTGCGAACCGGCGGAATCTTTTAGCTACCAGTTTGTCTTCCAAACCCACGTTGGGCTAGATCCGCTTTCTGCCACTAAAGCACAATTAGTTGAAAAAGCGAGAAAGCACGGTTTGCAATGTGAAGATGACGAAAATCGTGAAACCTTGTTACAATTTTTATTCAGTGAAGTAGTAGAGCCGAATATCGGGCAAGATCGTCCAACGGCGGTTTATCACTTTCCTTCTACTCAAGCCGCATTAGCACAAATAAGCTCTGAAGATCATCGTGTTGCCGAACGTTTTGAATTTTATTACAAAGGTTTAGAACTCTGTAACGGCTTTCACGAATTAGATGATGCAAACGAGCAAATCCATCGCTTTGAGCAAGACAATTTACAACGAGAAAAAATGGGACTTGAACCACAACAGCTAGACGTGCGTTTCCTAGCGGCTCTCAAAGCAGGTTTTCCAAACTGTTCGGGTGTCGCACTGGGAGTAGATAGGCTCTTAATGCTTGCGATGAATGCAAAGAAAATTGAAGAGGTCATTTCGTTCGGTATCGAAAAAGCCTAG